One window of the Haloplanus natans DSM 17983 genome contains the following:
- a CDS encoding MarR family transcriptional regulator, with translation MSFDSESLASGEFGADVVPQDLESGSTATKIRRTASITHGVGVSVVLDDGLEQYNHSMDLWRDVIGEAGGEKIVEADPDFLPDGDYVWVFKSSGWKAGKENSAGEWRQWYEYKLTLKRRETDEDGEQELKKPPTSCSIDIQPQAEGLTYKDGNDFSIPYGEGTRLRIRTTYVERSGQVIDRLFTCLSDALKRLGGDPDLVDVGDMKADSARIFKLETHVRFDIDEKHPVKLCLDKSENLIDVGGGAEVKTWKRRDKAGWMEARITSDRWDRLGFDPLEVDAIEDGEETTKRLSRELKCYQATNWEDRSRDDPLHHPKLEASLGGESTAHLSEWDSTLKSLRRLVLSHLEWAGVDDGDLVADDYFKPSTQPTVEVAHPQGRREDLRRFYSRFEPVVWSAAMKYQTDAQYDILSVICENYGATYDQLVSATGYSRSNVEYHVGELKDLGLLVTVGNPAIIAFDADYLYEKVSELIDSKIAPHFDEETISARRLGREERAREREEARENGEANGCGSSSGDGDGDQEERADDQEDADGERGEFVYLSEWEGNLLDLEHELESPDHRRDEEDVRIREFGPPR, from the coding sequence ATGAGCTTCGACTCGGAATCCCTCGCGAGCGGCGAGTTCGGCGCCGACGTGGTTCCCCAGGACCTCGAAAGCGGCTCGACGGCGACGAAGATTCGACGGACCGCTTCGATCACTCACGGCGTCGGCGTCTCGGTCGTGCTCGACGACGGCCTCGAACAGTATAATCACAGCATGGACTTGTGGCGCGACGTGATCGGCGAGGCCGGCGGCGAAAAAATCGTCGAGGCCGACCCCGACTTTCTCCCCGACGGAGACTACGTTTGGGTCTTCAAATCGAGCGGATGGAAAGCTGGTAAAGAGAACTCGGCCGGCGAGTGGAGACAATGGTACGAATACAAGCTTACGCTGAAACGTCGAGAGACCGACGAAGACGGCGAGCAGGAACTCAAGAAACCACCTACGTCGTGCTCGATTGATATCCAGCCCCAGGCGGAGGGACTCACCTACAAGGACGGTAACGACTTTTCGATTCCGTACGGTGAAGGCACTCGTCTCCGCATCCGAACGACGTACGTCGAGCGCTCCGGGCAAGTGATCGACCGGCTCTTTACCTGCCTCTCCGACGCACTCAAGCGCCTCGGTGGCGACCCGGACCTCGTCGACGTGGGCGATATGAAAGCCGACTCGGCGCGCATCTTCAAACTCGAGACTCACGTCCGGTTCGATATCGACGAGAAGCATCCGGTGAAACTGTGCCTCGATAAGAGCGAGAACCTCATCGACGTGGGCGGCGGCGCCGAGGTGAAGACGTGGAAACGCCGAGATAAGGCCGGGTGGATGGAAGCCCGTATCACCTCCGATCGGTGGGACCGCCTCGGCTTCGACCCGCTCGAGGTCGACGCGATCGAGGACGGCGAGGAGACGACAAAACGTCTCTCTCGAGAACTCAAGTGCTACCAGGCGACCAATTGGGAGGACCGCTCTCGCGACGACCCCCTTCACCATCCGAAGCTCGAGGCGAGCCTCGGCGGCGAGTCGACGGCTCACCTCTCCGAGTGGGACTCTACTCTCAAGTCGCTCCGCCGACTCGTCCTTTCTCACCTCGAGTGGGCCGGCGTCGACGACGGCGACCTCGTCGCCGATGACTACTTCAAGCCGAGCACACAGCCGACTGTCGAGGTGGCGCATCCGCAGGGTCGTCGCGAGGACCTTCGTCGCTTCTACAGCCGCTTCGAGCCGGTCGTGTGGTCGGCGGCGATGAAGTATCAGACCGACGCGCAGTATGATATCCTCTCCGTTATCTGTGAGAACTACGGCGCTACGTACGATCAACTCGTCTCGGCTACCGGCTACAGTCGGTCGAATGTCGAGTATCACGTCGGCGAACTCAAAGACCTCGGCCTCCTGGTCACGGTCGGGAACCCCGCGATCATCGCCTTCGACGCCGACTACCTCTACGAGAAGGTCTCGGAGTTAATCGACTCGAAAATCGCCCCCCACTTCGACGAGGAGACTATCTCCGCGCGCCGGCTCGGTCGCGAAGAACGTGCTCGCGAGCGAGAGGAGGCGCGCGAGAACGGCGAGGCGAACGGGTGCGGCTCGTCGAGCGGCGACGGCGACGGCGACCAGGAGGAACGCGCCGACGACCAGGAGGACGCCGACGGCGAGCGCGGCGAGTTCGTTTACCTCTCGGAGTGGGAGGGTAACCTCCTCGACCTCGAACACGAACTCGAGTCGCCCGATCACCGCCGCGACGAGGAGGACGTGAGAATCCGCGAGTTCGGCCCGCCGAGGTAG
- a CDS encoding ribbon-helix-helix protein, CopG family encodes MKRLTVSLRDEHVERLEELVDQEGGPESKSEAVRYLIDEAERVESLEHDLEVAEARIEDLRRQMVERENIEEEVTALARRVEDQEATLAAPFFVRWYRYFRGDRGDSE; translated from the coding sequence ATGAAGAGGCTCACCGTCTCGCTTCGCGACGAGCACGTCGAGCGGCTCGAGGAACTGGTCGACCAGGAGGGCGGGCCGGAGTCAAAGAGCGAGGCGGTGAGGTATCTCATCGACGAGGCGGAGCGCGTCGAGTCGCTCGAGCACGACCTCGAGGTCGCGGAGGCGCGCATCGAGGACCTCCGTAGGCAAATGGTCGAGCGGGAGAATATCGAGGAGGAGGTAACGGCACTCGCTCGTCGCGTCGAGGACCAGGAGGCGACGCTCGCGGCGCCGTTCTTCGTTCGGTGGTATCGGTACTTCCGAGGCGATCGGGGGGATTCGGAGTAA